Proteins encoded in a region of the Ornithodoros turicata isolate Travis chromosome 3, ASM3712646v1, whole genome shotgun sequence genome:
- the LOC135387108 gene encoding uncharacterized protein LOC135387108 isoform X2: MAKHRRLCADVNEILLEFCEPGENFVEFTKIQYMQQYNYVVALDTESVLAPSGVGMQRHITSSFCAVLVRTHDSKVMRIRTHHGEDAARQCVRALMEMRDEMIALNACPAAMVLNDEQCAEHRAATHCAYCKQEFTEDLPRVRHHDHSKHCSADETNYIATLCNPCNVACTTREKLPIMVHNLSYDLAGLLREFHVLGWKRPPFIVASSMEKIRSFEIGTFLFRDTMQYLNSSLGELVETVKSMGGAEAFQCLKQAFGNDYEILLRKGVFPYSHVSSFAVYDELALPEKSSFRNDLTGEDISEEDYQYALLVFEHFGCSNLRDYNALYLKTDALLHADVMQHFRRLCYSARGLELLHCVSLASYSWQCALNYTQAKLELIIDEDMYRTIESGVRGGLCQASRRHLRANNPLCSGYDPDKEEVYISYIDCNNLYGFSMIKHLPIGDFEWLEDFSSVDFMRHPTDSDVGYVYVCDLEYPKSIHALTRYFPLAPEKAVVPKEWLSPFQRGLLEELMYQPANSKKLLLTCKDKVEYVVHYALLALYCRLGMRVTKIHRILKFRQAPFLRPYIEDNVARRVASGTTFEKNFYKLSNNAVFGRTLLNKFNMRDIRVAFDEETASRLGSRAECVRMEILSPDCVMYEMRKRKVRCDFPLQIGFTILELSKLTMYSFYYETLLSKLTCPVITCYFDTDSLILGLFCKDYEDQLRAIADDHLDLSSFDRDHPLYSEKNRGRLGAFKSETGSVPIEEVVCLKAKMYSIKLAGGRQIARAKGVKKNIVRKHLLHETYCNTLFNHMSVSNEQVSIVGKKQCMYTIRNVKRSLMAYDDKRYLCNDIDSYPYGSYEYDVQEEN, encoded by the exons atggcgaaacatcgacgcctttgcgcggacgtgaacgaaatcctattagaattttgtgaacccggagaaaattttgtagaatttactaaaatacagtacatgcagcagtacaactacgtcgttgcgttggacacggagagtgtactcgcacccagtggtgttggcatgcaacgtcacattacctctagcttctgtgctgtgcttgtgcgcacccacgactcaaaggtgatgcgcatcaggacgcaccatggagaagatgctgcgaggcagtgcgtgagagcattgatggaaatgcgggatgagatgatcgctctgaacgcttgccccgccgcaatggtgctgaatgatgagcaatgcgctgagcacagagctgctacccactgtgcgtactgtaaacaggagtttaccgaagatctaccccgtgtccggcatcacgaccattcaaagcattgtagtgcggacgagacaaattatatcgcgacattgtgtaacccctgtaacgtcgcgtgcacgacAAGGGAAAAATTGCCAatcatggtacacaatttgtcctacgatttggccgggctgctgcgggaatttcacgttctcgggtggaagcgacctcccttcattgtggccagctccatggaaaaaattcgttctttcgaaattggcaccttcctgtttagagataccatgcaatatctaaattcgtcgctgggggagctcgtggaaaccgtcaaatccatgggtggtgcagaggcattccaatgtttgaagcaggcatttggaaacgactacgaaattttacttcgtaaaggtgtattcccgtacagccatgtcagttcttttgcagtgtatgatgaattggccttgccagaaaaatcctcctttcgaaacgatctcacgggggaggatataagtgaagaggactaccagtatgcgctgctcgtatttgaacattttggatgctcaaatttgagagattataatgcactgtacttgaaaacggatgccctactacatgcggacgtgatgcagcacttccgacgtctgtgctacagcgcgcgtggattggaattgcttcattgtgtttctctggcatcctattcgtggcaatgcgctctaaattacacgcaggcaaaattggagttaatcatcgatgaggacatgtacagaaccatcgaatcgggcgttagaggcgggctctgtcaggcgagcaggcgtcatttgcgggctaacaaccctctgtgtagtggctatgatcccgataaagaggaggtgtacatatcatacatagattgcaacaatctttacggattcagtatgataaagcacctccccattggtgatttcgaatggctcgaggattttagctccgtggattttatgcgtcaccccactgattcagacgttggctacgtgtatgtatgtgacttggagtatccaaaatctatccacgcactgacacggtactttcccctggctcctgagaaggcagtcgtcccaaaggaatggctctcgccattccagcgagggcttctcgaagaattaatgtatcagcctgctaacagcaaaaagctgttgcttacgtgcaaggacaaagtcgagtacgtcgttcattacgcgctgctcgcactctattgtagattaggcatgagggtgacaaaaattcacagaattctaaaatttcgccaggcgccattcctgcgtccctacatcgaggacaatgttgccagacgtgttgcctcgggcacgacattcgaaaaaaacttctacaaactctcaaataatgcagtctttgggagaacacttctgaataaatttaacatgcgtgatattcgagtagccttcgatgaggagacggcgagtcggctcgggagtcgggcggaatgcgtgaggatggaaattttgtccccggattgtgtcatgtacgaaatgcgcaaaagaaaagtgcgatgtgatttcccgctccagattgggtttacgattttggaactgagtaaattaaccatgtactcattctactatgaaaccttgctgagtaagctcacttgtccggtgattacctgttactttgacacggattctctgatcctcggcctgttctgcaaggactacgaagatcagttacgagcgattgccgacgaccacttagatttgtcttccttcgatcgggatcatccactgtacagtgaaaagaatcgtggaaggcttggggcattcaaaagcgaaactggtagtgtacctattgaggaagtagtttgtttgaaagctaaaatgtactccatcaaattagctggaggaaggcaaattgcaagagctaaaggggtcaaaaagaatattgtacgcaagcacctcctccatgagacatactgcaataccttgttcaatcacatgagcgtatcgaatgaacaagtatcaatcgttggaaagaagcagtgtatgtacaccatcagaaatgtcaaaagaagtctgatggcatacgacgacaagagatacctgtgcaatgacatcgactcctatccttatggaagctatgaatatg atgtgcaggaagagaattaa
- the LOC135387108 gene encoding uncharacterized protein LOC135387108 isoform X1: protein MAKHRRLCADVNEILLEFCEPGENFVEFTKIQYMQQYNYVVALDTESVLAPSGVGMQRHITSSFCAVLVRTHDSKVMRIRTHHGEDAARQCVRALMEMRDEMIALNACPAAMVLNDEQCAEHRAATHCAYCKQEFTEDLPRVRHHDHSKHCSADETNYIATLCNPCNVACTTREKLPIMVHNLSYDLAGLLREFHVLGWKRPPFIVASSMEKIRSFEIGTFLFRDTMQYLNSSLGELVETVKSMGGAEAFQCLKQAFGNDYEILLRKGVFPYSHVSSFAVYDELALPEKSSFRNDLTGEDISEEDYQYALLVFEHFGCSNLRDYNALYLKTDALLHADVMQHFRRLCYSARGLELLHCVSLASYSWQCALNYTQAKLELIIDEDMYRTIESGVRGGLCQASRRHLRANNPLCSGYDPDKEEVYISYIDCNNLYGFSMIKHLPIGDFEWLEDFSSVDFMRHPTDSDVGYVYVCDLEYPKSIHALTRYFPLAPEKAVVPKEWLSPFQRGLLEELMYQPANSKKLLLTCKDKVEYVVHYALLALYCRLGMRVTKIHRILKFRQAPFLRPYIEDNVARRVASGTTFEKNFYKLSNNAVFGRTLLNKFNMRDIRVAFDEETASRLGSRAECVRMEILSPDCVMYEMRKRKVRCDFPLQIGFTILELSKLTMYSFYYETLLSKLTCPVITCYFDTDSLILGLFCKDYEDQLRAIADDHLDLSSFDRDHPLYSEKNRGRLGAFKSETGSVPIEEVVCLKAKMYSIKLAGGRQIARAKGVKKNIVRKHLLHETYCNTLFNHMSVSNEQVSIVGKKQCMYTIRNVKRSLMAYDDKRYLCNDIDSYPYGSYEYEDVQEEN from the exons atggcgaaacatcgacgcctttgcgcggacgtgaacgaaatcctattagaattttgtgaacccggagaaaattttgtagaatttactaaaatacagtacatgcagcagtacaactacgtcgttgcgttggacacggagagtgtactcgcacccagtggtgttggcatgcaacgtcacattacctctagcttctgtgctgtgcttgtgcgcacccacgactcaaaggtgatgcgcatcaggacgcaccatggagaagatgctgcgaggcagtgcgtgagagcattgatggaaatgcgggatgagatgatcgctctgaacgcttgccccgccgcaatggtgctgaatgatgagcaatgcgctgagcacagagctgctacccactgtgcgtactgtaaacaggagtttaccgaagatctaccccgtgtccggcatcacgaccattcaaagcattgtagtgcggacgagacaaattatatcgcgacattgtgtaacccctgtaacgtcgcgtgcacgacAAGGGAAAAATTGCCAatcatggtacacaatttgtcctacgatttggccgggctgctgcgggaatttcacgttctcgggtggaagcgacctcccttcattgtggccagctccatggaaaaaattcgttctttcgaaattggcaccttcctgtttagagataccatgcaatatctaaattcgtcgctgggggagctcgtggaaaccgtcaaatccatgggtggtgcagaggcattccaatgtttgaagcaggcatttggaaacgactacgaaattttacttcgtaaaggtgtattcccgtacagccatgtcagttcttttgcagtgtatgatgaattggccttgccagaaaaatcctcctttcgaaacgatctcacgggggaggatataagtgaagaggactaccagtatgcgctgctcgtatttgaacattttggatgctcaaatttgagagattataatgcactgtacttgaaaacggatgccctactacatgcggacgtgatgcagcacttccgacgtctgtgctacagcgcgcgtggattggaattgcttcattgtgtttctctggcatcctattcgtggcaatgcgctctaaattacacgcaggcaaaattggagttaatcatcgatgaggacatgtacagaaccatcgaatcgggcgttagaggcgggctctgtcaggcgagcaggcgtcatttgcgggctaacaaccctctgtgtagtggctatgatcccgataaagaggaggtgtacatatcatacatagattgcaacaatctttacggattcagtatgataaagcacctccccattggtgatttcgaatggctcgaggattttagctccgtggattttatgcgtcaccccactgattcagacgttggctacgtgtatgtatgtgacttggagtatccaaaatctatccacgcactgacacggtactttcccctggctcctgagaaggcagtcgtcccaaaggaatggctctcgccattccagcgagggcttctcgaagaattaatgtatcagcctgctaacagcaaaaagctgttgcttacgtgcaaggacaaagtcgagtacgtcgttcattacgcgctgctcgcactctattgtagattaggcatgagggtgacaaaaattcacagaattctaaaatttcgccaggcgccattcctgcgtccctacatcgaggacaatgttgccagacgtgttgcctcgggcacgacattcgaaaaaaacttctacaaactctcaaataatgcagtctttgggagaacacttctgaataaatttaacatgcgtgatattcgagtagccttcgatgaggagacggcgagtcggctcgggagtcgggcggaatgcgtgaggatggaaattttgtccccggattgtgtcatgtacgaaatgcgcaaaagaaaagtgcgatgtgatttcccgctccagattgggtttacgattttggaactgagtaaattaaccatgtactcattctactatgaaaccttgctgagtaagctcacttgtccggtgattacctgttactttgacacggattctctgatcctcggcctgttctgcaaggactacgaagatcagttacgagcgattgccgacgaccacttagatttgtcttccttcgatcgggatcatccactgtacagtgaaaagaatcgtggaaggcttggggcattcaaaagcgaaactggtagtgtacctattgaggaagtagtttgtttgaaagctaaaatgtactccatcaaattagctggaggaaggcaaattgcaagagctaaaggggtcaaaaagaatattgtacgcaagcacctcctccatgagacatactgcaataccttgttcaatcacatgagcgtatcgaatgaacaagtatcaatcgttggaaagaagcagtgtatgtacaccatcagaaatgtcaaaagaagtctgatggcatacgacgacaagagatacctgtgcaatgacatcgactcctatccttatggaagctatgaatatg aagatgtgcaggaagagaattaa